Proteins encoded in a region of the Rickettsia tillamookensis genome:
- the ppdK gene encoding pyruvate, phosphate dikinase, which translates to MKKLIYYFGSNGSDGNASMKNVLGNKGAGLAEMSNLKLPIPDGFTITTELCNYFYTHNNNFPKNFQNDLKKAITELEITTGKIFGSTSNPLLLSVRSGSTVSMPGMMDTILNLGMNNEVCNALADSCGDKRFALDSYKRFLEMYGSTVLSIPSDLFEQIYEKHKIQADIHKDSDITVELLEKIIEDFKRLHIKYTKQLINDPYEQLESAIKAVLHSWMSNRAVIYRKINNISEGFGTAINIQAMVFGNLGKTSATGVAFTRSPSTGEKKLFGEFLINAQGEDIVSGTRTPMPIIANDSNSMQAMMPEVFKELSQIAKKLEEHYLDMQDIEFTIENNKLYILQTRTAKRTAIAAINIAVQMVEEKLISKEQALMRIDPESLNQLLHTRIDYSKGLTSIAEGLPASPGAATGIAVFSPYDAEKLSHHHKVILVRHDTSPEDINGMHVSSGILTIRGGMTSHAAVVARGMGKPCVCGTSNLSIDEKKQILTAGDIVIKQGDIITIDGGSGKIFLGEMPLIQPTFSEESKLILDWADEISSLKVRANAETVNDALVSIKFGAQGIGLCRSEHMFFDKNKIPLVREMIIAPDIERRKLAVQKLLPLQTEDFKALFRVMKDKPVNIRLLDPPLHEFLPTTEEDKKNLANSLNLPLSMINQRLHAMHEVNPMLGHRGCRLGICSPEIYQMQIEAIFTAIFELHKKEHIECNLELMIPLISNVAEIKKLKMDIYEVIEELKQRYRYKFSFTLGTMIELPRAALGSKKIAKEVDYFSFGTNDLTQTTYGISRDDIASFLPYYLEEKIFESDPFTTLDEEGVGELIEVAIKRGKSSNPNLKLGACGEHAGNPASIEFFHKMNLNYVSCSPYRIPIARIAAAQAKIKHG; encoded by the coding sequence ATGAAAAAATTAATTTATTATTTTGGCAGTAATGGTAGTGACGGAAACGCTAGCATGAAGAATGTACTCGGTAACAAAGGTGCAGGTCTTGCTGAAATGTCTAATCTAAAACTACCTATTCCTGATGGTTTTACAATAACTACGGAGCTATGTAATTACTTTTATACCCACAATAATAACTTTCCTAAAAATTTTCAAAATGACTTAAAAAAAGCTATCACCGAACTTGAAATAACTACCGGTAAAATTTTCGGCAGCACAAGCAATCCCCTATTATTATCAGTGCGTTCGGGTTCTACAGTTTCAATGCCTGGAATGATGGATACTATCCTTAATCTTGGAATGAATAACGAAGTGTGTAATGCTCTTGCGGATTCCTGTGGTGATAAACGATTTGCTCTTGATAGCTACAAAAGATTTCTAGAAATGTATGGTTCAACGGTATTATCTATACCTAGTGATCTATTTGAACAAATTTACGAAAAGCACAAGATTCAAGCCGATATTCATAAAGATAGTGATATTACCGTAGAATTATTAGAAAAAATTATTGAGGATTTCAAACGGTTGCATATTAAGTATACTAAGCAACTAATTAATGATCCTTATGAACAGTTAGAATCGGCAATTAAAGCGGTGCTACATTCTTGGATGAGTAATAGAGCGGTTATATATAGAAAAATCAATAATATTTCGGAAGGTTTCGGTACGGCTATTAATATACAAGCAATGGTTTTCGGTAATTTAGGTAAAACTTCAGCTACGGGAGTTGCTTTTACTAGATCACCTTCTACAGGAGAAAAAAAGCTCTTTGGAGAGTTTTTAATAAATGCTCAAGGTGAAGACATAGTATCGGGAACGAGAACACCTATGCCTATTATTGCAAATGATTCAAATTCTATGCAAGCAATGATGCCGGAAGTGTTTAAGGAATTATCACAAATTGCGAAAAAGCTTGAAGAACATTACTTAGATATGCAGGATATAGAATTTACTATAGAAAATAATAAGCTATATATCTTACAAACACGTACTGCAAAAAGAACAGCCATCGCTGCTATTAATATTGCCGTACAAATGGTAGAAGAAAAGCTTATTTCTAAAGAACAAGCCTTAATGCGAATCGATCCGGAATCATTAAATCAATTATTACATACAAGAATTGATTACAGTAAGGGGCTTACTTCTATTGCCGAAGGGTTACCTGCTTCTCCTGGGGCTGCAACAGGTATTGCGGTATTCTCACCTTATGATGCCGAAAAATTATCTCATCATCATAAAGTAATTTTAGTACGCCATGATACTAGCCCTGAGGATATTAACGGAATGCATGTTTCTTCAGGTATTTTAACTATTAGAGGGGGAATGACTTCACATGCCGCAGTTGTGGCAAGAGGTATGGGGAAGCCTTGTGTTTGCGGTACAAGTAATTTATCTATAGATGAGAAAAAGCAAATATTAACAGCAGGCGACATAGTTATTAAACAAGGTGATATTATAACGATTGATGGAGGTAGCGGCAAAATCTTCTTAGGTGAAATGCCGTTAATTCAACCTACTTTCAGTGAGGAATCAAAATTAATTTTAGATTGGGCAGACGAGATTAGTAGCTTAAAAGTTCGTGCAAATGCCGAAACAGTTAACGATGCTTTAGTATCTATAAAATTTGGGGCTCAAGGTATAGGTTTGTGTCGTAGCGAACATATGTTTTTTGATAAAAATAAAATTCCTTTAGTAAGGGAAATGATTATTGCTCCTGATATAGAACGTAGAAAGCTTGCCGTGCAGAAATTATTACCTCTGCAAACTGAGGATTTTAAAGCTTTATTCAGAGTAATGAAAGACAAACCGGTAAATATTAGATTACTTGATCCGCCGCTACATGAGTTTTTACCTACCACCGAAGAAGATAAAAAGAATTTGGCAAATAGCTTAAATCTACCGTTATCCATGATTAATCAACGTCTTCATGCTATGCATGAAGTAAATCCTATGCTCGGTCACCGTGGATGTAGACTTGGTATATGTTCACCGGAAATTTACCAAATGCAAATTGAGGCAATTTTTACGGCTATTTTTGAGCTACATAAAAAAGAACATATAGAATGTAACTTAGAACTAATGATTCCTTTAATTAGCAATGTAGCTGAAATAAAAAAGCTTAAAATGGATATTTATGAGGTAATAGAGGAATTAAAGCAACGTTATAGATATAAATTTTCCTTTACGCTCGGTACTATGATAGAACTACCAAGGGCAGCACTCGGCAGTAAGAAAATAGCTAAGGAAGTTGACTATTTTAGTTTTGGGACTAATGATTTAACTCAGACTACATACGGAATTTCTAGAGATGATATTGCATCTTTCCTCCCATATTATTTAGAAGAGAAGATTTTTGAATCCGATCCATTTACTACTCTAGATGAAGAAGGTGTAGGAGAATTAATTGAAGTTGCTATAAAACGAGGAAAAAGCAGCAATCCTAATTTGAAACTCGGAGCTTGCGGGGAACATGCAGGAAACCCTGCCTCTATAGAATTTTTTCATAAAATGAATTTAAACTATGTTTCTTGCTCTCCATACCGTATCCCTATAGCAAGAATCGCCGCAGCACAAGCTAAAATTAAACACGGGTGA
- a CDS encoding glutathione S-transferase family protein, with protein sequence MKKLYHYPICPLSRQARVFLKELDIEFTTIKEDYWQFNKDFLKINPAGTLPILEESYGLFVVGIYPFVEYLNSKYPNFNFLDEDIDICCEIRRLFFWFNDKFYREVTKIIIDEKVIRSIAKMSSPRTEFLRAAKNNLNYHLEYITSLLEKRSYLVSDSLTIADIAASCHLSVLDYFGEIYWDKWTLIKHWYSLIKSRPAFRLLLQDRIPGFTPPSYYTDLDF encoded by the coding sequence ATGAAAAAGTTATATCATTATCCTATTTGTCCTCTTTCAAGACAAGCTCGTGTCTTCTTAAAAGAATTAGATATAGAATTTACTACGATTAAAGAAGATTATTGGCAATTCAATAAAGATTTCTTAAAAATAAATCCTGCCGGAACATTGCCCATTTTAGAAGAATCATACGGCTTATTTGTGGTAGGTATTTATCCTTTTGTTGAATATCTTAATAGCAAATATCCGAATTTTAATTTTTTAGATGAAGATATTGATATTTGTTGCGAAATTAGACGATTATTTTTTTGGTTTAACGATAAGTTTTATCGTGAAGTTACTAAGATTATTATCGATGAAAAAGTTATAAGATCAATTGCTAAAATGAGCAGCCCACGAACCGAGTTTTTACGCGCTGCAAAAAATAATTTGAATTATCATTTGGAATATATAACTTCTTTACTAGAAAAAAGAAGTTATCTTGTATCGGATTCACTAACTATTGCCGATATTGCCGCAAGCTGTCACTTATCGGTACTCGATTATTTCGGCGAGATTTATTGGGATAAATGGACGCTTATCAAACATTGGTATTCACTAATTAAATCAAGACCGGCTTTTAGGTTATTATTACAAGATAGAATCCCTGGCTTTACCCCTCCTAGCTATTATACGGATTTAGATTTTTGA
- a CDS encoding BPL-N domain-containing protein — MKIYNDLGVSKESIKHCVHTLKLYAPKYKVDYITAQEIIDEKWFQNTLLLILLGGRDLYYVQKLQGKGNDNIKNYLKNGGNFLGICAGSYYSGNYLEFAKGTNIEVIGERELKIFNGTVRGPLLAPYYYNSNKGARAAYLNINPTLNLNIKDCYAFYNGGGYFVDAENTKDTEIIASYEDNKPAIIKCTYGDGTAILSGVHLEYEPALIKNQSLNNIRKILKAHDTERIKLLNYILDFFINSLIERNL; from the coding sequence ATGAAAATTTATAATGATTTAGGAGTTTCAAAAGAAAGTATTAAGCATTGTGTGCATACCTTAAAACTTTATGCTCCAAAATATAAGGTAGATTATATTACTGCACAAGAAATTATAGACGAAAAGTGGTTTCAAAACACATTATTACTTATTTTACTTGGTGGAAGAGATTTATACTATGTACAAAAATTGCAAGGCAAAGGAAATGATAATATAAAAAATTATTTAAAAAATGGCGGTAATTTTCTTGGAATATGTGCCGGTAGTTATTATAGCGGCAATTATTTAGAATTTGCTAAAGGAACAAATATAGAGGTTATAGGTGAAAGAGAATTAAAGATTTTCAATGGAACGGTTAGAGGACCATTGCTTGCTCCTTACTACTATAATTCAAATAAAGGAGCAAGAGCCGCTTACCTAAATATAAATCCAACACTTAATTTAAATATTAAGGATTGTTATGCTTTTTATAATGGTGGTGGATATTTTGTTGATGCAGAAAATACTAAAGATACTGAAATAATAGCAAGTTATGAAGATAATAAACCTGCAATAATAAAATGTACTTACGGTGACGGGACAGCTATTTTAAGTGGAGTTCATCTCGAATATGAGCCTGCACTCATAAAAAATCAATCTCTTAATAATATTCGTAAAATACTAAAAGCTCATGATACGGAAAGAATCAAATTATTAAATTATATATTAGACTTCTTCATAAACTCGCTTATAGAGAGGAATTTGTAG
- a CDS encoding folylpolyglutamate synthase/dihydrofolate synthase family protein produces the protein MLMPHFPVPTWKNNIKYDLENIARLLKALGNPHLRLPPVIHIAGTNGKGSSSAMLKSIFTLAGYKVHCYTSPHLLEFNERIIVAGEKISDNKLWQVCEEVRVASEKFNIEPSFFEGTTAAAFLAFEKTKADILILETGLGGRLDATNIVERPLITLITPISYDHMNMLGNTLPLIAVEKAGIMKSCVPCVISMQALEVYETLFAKAEELEVPSFCYEYDYGIKKTDNGFIYSSRNFSYEFPTPSLLGDHQLINAASVIALISLINKQFNISNEIISKGLQNTIWRARIEKIEPKKYSKLIGDNVQIWVDAAHNNSGAQVLTNWIRDNLKSPIYLILGMTKNRNIEEFCSYFKGLTIKGYGVKVLSEPLSHSAETINLEGRKSGIDFSESDSLEEAISDIKKINGDNKANIIITGSLYLASDFYKLLR, from the coding sequence ATGCTAATGCCGCATTTTCCGGTGCCGACCTGGAAAAATAATATTAAATATGATCTTGAAAATATAGCAAGACTTTTAAAAGCCTTAGGTAACCCTCATTTAAGACTTCCTCCCGTCATACATATAGCAGGTACAAACGGTAAAGGTTCAAGCAGTGCTATGCTTAAAAGCATCTTTACGCTTGCCGGTTATAAGGTACATTGCTATACATCTCCTCATTTATTAGAATTTAATGAACGAATCATAGTAGCAGGTGAGAAAATCTCGGATAACAAATTATGGCAGGTTTGTGAGGAGGTGAGGGTAGCAAGCGAAAAATTTAATATCGAGCCTAGCTTTTTTGAAGGTACTACGGCAGCAGCATTTCTAGCATTTGAGAAAACAAAAGCCGATATATTAATTTTAGAGACGGGACTAGGAGGTCGGTTAGACGCAACAAATATAGTAGAACGACCGTTAATTACTTTAATTACACCTATTTCATATGATCATATGAATATGCTGGGTAATACATTACCCCTAATAGCAGTTGAGAAGGCTGGTATTATGAAGTCTTGCGTTCCCTGCGTTATAAGTATGCAAGCTTTGGAAGTTTATGAAACATTATTTGCAAAGGCTGAAGAGTTAGAAGTACCGAGTTTTTGTTATGAATATGATTACGGTATTAAAAAGACGGACAATGGGTTTATTTATTCATCACGAAATTTTAGTTATGAGTTTCCGACTCCTTCGCTACTTGGTGATCATCAATTAATAAATGCTGCAAGCGTTATTGCTTTAATAAGTTTGATAAATAAACAATTTAATATTAGCAACGAAATTATCTCTAAAGGACTGCAAAATACTATTTGGCGGGCTAGAATCGAAAAAATAGAACCGAAAAAATATTCTAAATTAATAGGTGATAATGTTCAAATTTGGGTAGATGCAGCTCATAATAATAGCGGAGCTCAAGTTTTGACAAATTGGATTCGTGATAATTTAAAATCACCGATATATTTAATACTCGGTATGACTAAAAATAGGAATATCGAGGAATTTTGCTCCTACTTTAAGGGTTTGACAATTAAAGGTTACGGTGTTAAAGTTTTATCCGAACCACTAAGCCATAGTGCAGAAACAATAAATTTGGAAGGCAGAAAGAGCGGGATTGATTTTAGCGAAAGCGACTCACTCGAAGAAGCGATTAGTGATATAAAGAAGATAAACGGTGATAATAAAGCAAATATTATAATAACCGGATCGCTTTATTTAGCTTCCGATTTTTATAAATTGCTGCGTTAA